A region of Spiroplasma endosymbiont of Crioceris asparagi DNA encodes the following proteins:
- a CDS encoding HemK family protein methyltransferase, with translation MKIDDFSEKLKKRMTITDYNILLHFFSFKNYIKNDILTNDGIKLIKKILKSKRPLSQITGRRFFFENWFIVNKKVLIPRFETEVIIENFIEENLNNKIIFDICCGTGCLGISAFLKNKNSNLYLSDISKSAIRCTKKNLKEFKINASVLRGNFFQPFIKKNLKADFVIINPPYILKGDVNVEKNVNKYEPKIALYAKQEGLEFFYKIKKDYKKILKPNGKIYCEFGFKQKEKLEQIFINENIEYYKDYSGNWRWFVLSNLT, from the coding sequence ATGAAAATTGATGACTTTAGTGAAAAATTAAAGAAAAGAATGACAATAACTGATTACAACATTTTATTGCATTTTTTTTCATTTAAAAATTATATTAAAAATGATATTTTGACAAATGATGGAATTAAATTAATAAAAAAAATTTTAAAATCTAAAAGGCCATTATCTCAAATAACAGGTCGCAGATTTTTTTTTGAGAATTGATTTATTGTTAATAAAAAAGTCCTTATACCAAGATTTGAAACTGAAGTTATCATAGAAAATTTTATTGAAGAAAATCTTAATAATAAAATAATATTTGATATTTGTTGTGGAACTGGTTGTTTAGGAATAAGTGCATTTTTAAAAAATAAAAATAGTAACTTATATTTATCAGACATTTCAAAATCAGCAATAAGATGCACCAAAAAAAATCTAAAAGAATTTAAAATTAATGCCAGTGTTTTGAGGGGAAATTTTTTCCAACCATTTATTAAAAAAAATTTAAAAGCAGATTTTGTAATAATTAATCCGCCATACATATTAAAGGGCGATGTTAATGTAGAAAAAAATGTAAATAAATATGAACCAAAAATTGCTTTGTACGCCAAACAAGAAGGTCTTGAGTTTTTTTACAAAATTAAAAAAGATTATAAAAAAATTCTAAAACCTAATGGAAAAATATATTGTGAATTTGGTTTTAAACAAAAAGAAAAGCTAGAACAAATATTTATTAATGAAAATATTGAATATTATAAAGACTATTCTGGTAATTGAAGATGGTTTGTATTGAGTAATTTGACCTAA